The Rhizobium indicum sequence ACCGAGCCCGATCACCCGGTCTCCGGCGCGTAGCGTGCCCTTGTCGGGCAGGGCCGCGACCTTGAAGGTCATCTCCGCGGCCGTTTCAGGCACGACCGGCAGGCTGGCTTCTACAGGGCCGACGCCGATCGTCGTGTCCACGTCGCGCGGCAGCGTCTTCAGATAGGCGTCGGCATCGGCCAGCCGCACCTGCTTTTCCTGTTCGAGCTGGGCGAGCTTGGCGCCGGCATCCGCCGAGACGGTGATCGCGATCACACCTTGCGTCGCCTGGCCGTAAGGGTCGCTCACGGTATAGCCGATCAGGCCGACGGTTCCGGCGGCAACACCCGATGAATCATAGGTCAGCGCCGTCAGTGCCGCGGCCGGAATTTTCGCGCCCTGCTCGACCGGCTTGCCGTCCAAGCTGAGCTTGCCGGTCTTGGGAAGCTGGTTGAGGGTGACGAGCAGCGCCGAGCCGGTCTCGTCATGCGGCGGGGCGATCGGCAATTTGGTCGTGGCCGCACCCTCCGGCACGCTCACCTGCTGCATCGGTTCGACGCTCGGCGGCGGCGGCGCCGGGATGAAATAGAAGCTGTCCATCAGGGAGGAGTTTTCCCAGGGGACCTGCTTGCCGTCGGTCATGGCGATCACGTCGCGGCGCACATCGGTTAGGACCTGGCGGATTTCCTTGTTGGGTTCGCTGGCGCGCTTGATGAAGGATTCGGAATAGGGGCTGAGCGCGCCGGTGCCATCGAGCGCCACCTGGCCGGGTTCCGTGGAAAAGGCGATGAGGCTGCCGAGATCGCTGTCGATGCGTGCAAGCCCGCGTGTGGCGCCGACCGGCTCCAGTTTTTCCGCCATCCAGAATTTCTGGGCATTGAAGGGATTGTTGCGGCAGGCGTCGAGGAAGATCAGCTGCACCCGCGAATTCTGCTTGAGATGGTTCAGGATGAGGTCGAGCGGCATGGTCTGCGTCTCGACGTCATAGGGCGTCTCCAGCGTCGCATCGACCGGCACGATGAAATTCTGGCCGCCCACCTGGATGCCATGGCCCGAATAGTAGATGAGGCCGGCCTCGGCATTGCTGGTCGAACGCAGGAAGCGGCGCACCGTATCTTCGAGCCCGATGCGGTCGACATTGACGCCGATCGTCACGTCGAAACCGGCCGCGCGCAACGTGGTCGCGACCTCTTCGACATCATTGGCAGGATTGGGAAGCGAGGGCAGCGTCTTGTAGACCGAGTTGCCGATGACCAGGGCGACGCGGCGCCCGCTCTCCTCGGTGACGGCTGCATGTACCGTGCCTATCGATAGCAGCATTGCTGCGATGATCAGCAGATAAGCGCACAGTCTCTTGACGCAGTGAAACTTGGGCATGGCTCGATCGCAAACATTCTATTGTCTAAGTTCAATAAAATTTGCTGGCCTGCTGGTGCTGGGCCCCCTCCGCATTCACATTTCAAAACTATTCCTCGGCGCTCTAAAAAGCAAGCTTCGCCGCCTCCAAGTGAATTGGAGCAGTCCCGTCAGATTGGAAGCCCGTCGTCGACAAGAAAGACTGTAAAAATCAGGAATTTAACATGCGGCCGGTGAAGGTTCCTTAGCCTAGAAACGTATAGTTGCTGATCGAGGCCGGTTTCATCTCGATGGAGAAGCCCGGCAGGGTGGGCGGCATGTAGGCGGCGTTCTCGATCAGGCAGGGGTCGAGGAAGTGTTCGTGCAGGTGATCGACATATTCGATGACGCGACCTTCTTTGGTCCCCGACACCGCGACGTAATCGATCATCGACAGATGCTGCACATATTCGCAGAGGCCGACGCCGCCCGCATGCGGCCAGACGGGCAGGTCGAACTTGGCGGCGATCAAGAGCACGGCCAGAACCTCGTTCAGCCCACCCATGCGGCAGGAATCGATCTGCACGATGTCGATCGCGCCCTCGGCGATGAACTGCTTGAACATGATGCGGTTCTGGCACATCTCGCCGGTCGCGACCTTCACCGGGCCGATCGCCTGGCGGATCTTGCGGTGGCCGGCGACATCGTCGGGGCTTGTGGGTTCCTCGATGAAGAAGGGCTTGGCGAAGGAAAGCGCCTTCACCCAGTCGATCGCCTGCCCGACGTCCCAGACCTGGTTGGCATCGATCATCAGGTAGCGGTCGGGGCCGATCACCTCGCGGGCGATCCTGAGGCGGCGGATATCGTCTTCGAGATCGCGGCCGACCTTCATCTTGATATGGTTGAAACCGGCGTCAATCGCTTCCTGGCAAAGGCGGCGCAGCTTTTCGTCGCCGTAGCCCAGCCAGCCGGCCGAGGTCGTGTAGCAGGCATAGCCTTCCTTTTCGAGGATGGCGATGCGTTCCGCCTTGCCCGCCTCGGCGCGTTTCAGGATCTCGATCGCCTCCTCGCGCGTCAGCACGTCGGTGAGATAGCGGTAATCGACGATATCGGCGATCTCCTCCGGCGACATTTCGGCCACGAGTCGCCAGACGGGCTTGCCGGCCTGTTTGGCGAGCAGATCCCAGACGGCATTGACGACCGCGCCGGTCGCCAGATGAATGGCGCCCTTTTCCGGGCCGATCCAGCGCAGCTGGCTGTCGCTCGTCAGGTGCCGCCAGAATGTGCCGGGATGGGCGAGAACTTCAGTGAGGTCGGCGCCGACGACGAGGTGGCGCATCGCTTCGATCGCCATGCAGCAAATGTCGTTGCCGCGGCCGATGGTAAAGGTCAGGCCGTGGCCGGCAAGATCAGGCGCATCCGTATCGAGAATGACGTAGGCCGCCGAATAATCCGGATCGGGGTTCATCGCATCGGATCCATCCAGGCTTTGCGACGTGGGAAAGCGGAGATCAAAGACACGAAGGTCGGTGATGCGGGTCATGGTGTTTCTCCCGATTATATGGGCCGATTATAGAGAGCCGATTGCAGCGGCCGGGCCGGCCGGCCGCATCCGCTGAAATCAGATTGTCCAGCCACCGTCGATGGCGATCGCCTGGCCCGACGTGTAGGTCGCGCCGGCGAGATAGACGGCGAGATCGGCGATCTCTTCCGGCGAGCCGAGCCGGCCCATCGGCTGGCGGGCGATGAAGGCAGCGCGCGCTGCATCGTAATCGCCCTGCGCCCGCATGCGATCCTGCAGCGACGGGCTTTCCACCGTGCCCGGGCAGATGGCGTTGCAGCGGATGCCCTGACCGACGTAATCGGCGGCGACGGCTTTGGTGAGTCCGATCACCGCCGCCTTGGTGACGCCATAGGCGAAGCGGTTCGGCACGCCCTTGATGCTGGAGGCGACGGAGGCCATGTTGATGATCGCCCCGTCCTTGCGCTCGATCATGCCGGGCAGCACGGCGCGGATGGTGCGGATCATCGCCTTGACGTTGAGGTCGAAAGCGAATTCGAGATCGGAATCCGTCATCTCGAGGATTGAGCCGGCATGGACGAAACCGGCGCAGTTGAACAGCACGTCGACGGCTCCGATCTCGGCGACCAGAGCCTTGACCGCATCCTCTTCGAGCACGTTCAGCTTATGGGTGGAGACGCCGGTTTGCGCAGCAAGCGTCGCCAGCGCCTCGGTGTTGATATCAGTCGCGTGAACCTTGGCGCCGATTGCGGCGAAGGCTGCCGCCGTCGCCCGGCCGATGCCCTGGCCGGCGGCGGTAATGAGAACGGTCTTGCCGGAAAGTCTGTTTGTCATATCACGGGCCTTTTCTGGAATGTCTACGCTGGACTATGGAGTGCGGTTGATGTCTTGGCGAAGCTCGGTCGTGATGGAACGCCTCGTCCGCCATTCGCCCTCTTTGCGCGTTTCGACCGGGTTCTGGCAAGATGCGCGCGGCTCTCTGTCTTAAATGGAGGAGTTGCCACGGTTGCAAAGGCGGGCCGGCGCCGGATCCCACCGATCGGCTGCATTTTAGTCGACCTTCGCCGGCTCCAGGGCCGATGACCATTCCCATGCGCTGCATGGTCTTCCTCCCTGTCGCCGCCCTGTTCTTCAGTGATGATTTGTCTGTTTATAGACAAACAGACGATTGGCCAAGGGTCAAGTGCGAAGTTTTCCTTTTCCGGCTGCGGTTCTGCGTATATGCAGGGTGATATTCACAGGGGGAAGGAATGGAGACCGACGAGTCCGACCGCTACCGCGCTCCTGCCCTCGACAAGGGCCTCGATATCCTGGAGCTGCTCGCCGGCGTTGACAGCGGTCTCACCCAGGCCGAAATCGCCAAGCGGCTCGACCGCAGCCCCAACGAATTCTACCGCATGCTCGATCGCTTGGTACGCCGCGGTTACGTCACCCGGCTGGATGGCGACCGCTACTCGTTGACGCTGAAGCTCTTCGGCCTTGCGCAGCTGCACGCGCCGGTGCGCCGGCTCGCCTCTTACGCCACCCCGCTGATGCGCGATCTTGCCCAGCGCACGCGCCAGGCCAATCACCTTGCCGTCTTCGATAGGGGTGCTGCCGTCGTCATCGCCCAGCAGGAGGCGCCGGACTATTGGGGGTTTTCGATCCGCATCGGCGCCCATATCAGCCTCTTCGACACCGGGTCTGGGCACGTGCTGCTGGCCTTCCGCAGCGAGGAGGAGCGGGAGATGATGGTCTCCGAACATGTGCGCAGCCGCGCGGACGTCGAACTCGGGCCCGAATTCTACGACCGTCTCGACCAGATCCGCGAGCGCGGCTACGAGATGATGGCGAGCGCCCAGACATCCGGCGTCTACAATCTCTCCGCTCCCGTTCTCGGGCCGGACCGCCGCTGCATTGCCGCCCTCACCTGCCCCTTTATCGCACTCGTCAATGCGCCGTCCGCTCCCGATATCACTCAGGCGATCACACTGGTGCAGAAGGCGGCGGCCCAGCTTTCGCTGCTTGCCGGCGCCGATGTCGTCAATTCCGGCTGACGGCTGGGAATTTCTATTTGAATAATCCATTCACCAGGGATAGTTTCACGACACCATTCTGGGAGGAAGAGCGTGTTCATCGACACCCATCTGCATATCATCGATCGCTCGGCGCTGCCCTATCCCTGGCTCTCCGGCGCGCCTGATCTCGATCATGATTTCCTCTACGAGACCTATGCGACCGAGGCCCGGCGCTGCGGCATCACCACGGTGCTGCATATGGAGGTCGATGTCGATCCCGCCGCCATGCAGGCCGAGACCGATCACGTCGCCAGGATCGCCAAACGGGAAGGCAGTCTGATTGCCGGCGCCATTGTCTCCTGCCGGCCGGAAGAGCAAGGCTTTGCCGCCTATCTCGAGCGGCAAAAGGCCGATCCCTTCGTCAAGGGGTTCCGCCGCGTGCTGCATGTCGTGCCCGATGATGTCTCCGAAGGCGCCCTGTTTCGCGAAAACATCAGGCGCATCAGCGGCAGCGGCCTGACCTTCGACCTTTGCACCTTGCCGCATCAAGCGGACCGTGTGACCGCCCTCGTCGATCTTGCGCCCGACGTGCAGTTCGTACTCGACCATTGCGGCGTGCCGGATATCCGCTCGGATGCCTTTGAGCCCTGGAAGGCCGGCATATCGGAGATCGCCCGGCGGCCGAACGTCGTCTGCAAGATTTCCGGCGTTGTCGCCTATACCGATGCGAAGACATGGACGGCGCAAACGCTGCAGCCCTATATCGAACATGTGACCGCAAGTTTCGGCTGGGACCGCGTCGTCTGGGGCAGCGACTGGCCGGTCTGCACGCTCGGTGGCGGCCTCTCTACCTGGGTCGCGGCGACCCATGCGATGCTTTCCGGCGTGAGCGAGGCGGAGCGTTCCAAGTTGCTTTTCGTTAACGCACAGCGCCTCTGGTCGCTCTGACGTCACAAAATAAAGCGACCGGTCTCCTGGACGTGCCATTTCGGCATGTTTTTTGTACCATTCCGGGACAAAAAGGGCCCGATTTTCGGGTTTAACTCTATCTACATGCAAGCAATTGCTAGCCTTATTTATCTCGGCTAAAAGTTGTTGACACGGATATGGCGAATAACCCCTTGTCCGCTGCCTTCAGAAGGGAAATGAGATGAAAGAAGAACCGCATTCCGTCGATGTTCACGTCGGAAAGACGATCCGCATCCAGCGTCTATTGAGGAAAGTTTCTCAGACGGAACTGGGCGATCGTGTGGGCGTAACGTTCCAGCAGATCCAGAAATACGAAAAGGGTTCCAACCGCGTTTCCGCCAGCATGCTGGTCGAAATCGCCGGCGCGCTCAAGGTCGATGTCAGGACGTTTTTCGACGATCTGTCGACCCCTGATACGGCCAACGACAACGCCGCTCCCAGCGAGGAATTCGTTATTTCGCGCGAAGGCGTGCTTCTCAATGCGGCGTTCTTTTCGATCAAGAACGAAGCGCTTCGCAAGAAGATCCTGAAGCTCGTCCAGGCGATTGCCAACACCGGACAGCTGGATACTGAAGCGGCCGAATAGACCGGTTGTCCTTCACGCGCTCCGAACGGACCGCATGAGGATCAATGGCGGTTGATCGAGATCAATAGCAATCGATCGGGCTCAATGGCGATCGATCAGGATCAGATTCTCGCTGGCATCCTTCATTGCGATCTTGGCTTTGCTGCCGAGCAGCTTCTCGAGATTGACGTCAAGCTCCCTGTCGGGGTCTATGCCGTCCCAATCGATGACGACCTGCAGCAGCGCCATGTTCGTCAGATGCGTCAGATTGCGCAGCTGAAGCTTTTCAGCCTCATCCTTGGCCGCCGACAGCAGCCGGAAGATCCTTGCATATTCGCTGCCGGTACCTTCGTTGTGTTGTTCAAACATCGTTCCCGCCCTCTTTGGTCGTGGAACCCTACGATTCCATCATTACTGCATCTTCCGCCGCGACCGTTATTCAAGCGTTACAGGAACCGCGTTGCGCGTGACTTCGGCGTGCAGGAGCTCCCAGTGCGAGGTCGCAGCAAAGCGCCAGTCACGGTTGACAGGGCGGAATTTGTCCCGGCGCAGCCATTCCAGCACCAGTAACGCGTCGTTGCGCTTGCGCTCGACACGGCTGCCGCGGATGGCGGCGAGGATATGGTCGCGGCGCGGCTTGCGGAAATGGCACTCGTCGGCCACCTTCGCATAGGTGCGCTCGGAGAAATGCAGGAAGCGGCCGGCCAGCAACAGCTTCTTGCGCTCGCCGGGCGAAATCTCGCCTTTGGCGTGAAGCGCATCGATGGTCGGCTCGAAATCGACCCAGGGAACGGAAAGCGGCAGCCAGCCGAGCTCCTGCGGCGCATGCACTAGCGCGACGG is a genomic window containing:
- a CDS encoding L-fuconate dehydratase; translation: MTRITDLRVFDLRFPTSQSLDGSDAMNPDPDYSAAYVILDTDAPDLAGHGLTFTIGRGNDICCMAIEAMRHLVVGADLTEVLAHPGTFWRHLTSDSQLRWIGPEKGAIHLATGAVVNAVWDLLAKQAGKPVWRLVAEMSPEEIADIVDYRYLTDVLTREEAIEILKRAEAGKAERIAILEKEGYACYTTSAGWLGYGDEKLRRLCQEAIDAGFNHIKMKVGRDLEDDIRRLRIAREVIGPDRYLMIDANQVWDVGQAIDWVKALSFAKPFFIEEPTSPDDVAGHRKIRQAIGPVKVATGEMCQNRIMFKQFIAEGAIDIVQIDSCRMGGLNEVLAVLLIAAKFDLPVWPHAGGVGLCEYVQHLSMIDYVAVSGTKEGRVIEYVDHLHEHFLDPCLIENAAYMPPTLPGFSIEMKPASISNYTFLG
- a CDS encoding SDR family oxidoreductase, whose amino-acid sequence is MTNRLSGKTVLITAAGQGIGRATAAAFAAIGAKVHATDINTEALATLAAQTGVSTHKLNVLEEDAVKALVAEIGAVDVLFNCAGFVHAGSILEMTDSDLEFAFDLNVKAMIRTIRAVLPGMIERKDGAIINMASVASSIKGVPNRFAYGVTKAAVIGLTKAVAADYVGQGIRCNAICPGTVESPSLQDRMRAQGDYDAARAAFIARQPMGRLGSPEEIADLAVYLAGATYTSGQAIAIDGGWTI
- a CDS encoding IclR family transcriptional regulator; its protein translation is METDESDRYRAPALDKGLDILELLAGVDSGLTQAEIAKRLDRSPNEFYRMLDRLVRRGYVTRLDGDRYSLTLKLFGLAQLHAPVRRLASYATPLMRDLAQRTRQANHLAVFDRGAAVVIAQQEAPDYWGFSIRIGAHISLFDTGSGHVLLAFRSEEEREMMVSEHVRSRADVELGPEFYDRLDQIRERGYEMMASAQTSGVYNLSAPVLGPDRRCIAALTCPFIALVNAPSAPDITQAITLVQKAAAQLSLLAGADVVNSG
- a CDS encoding TfuA-like protein, whose product is MKVLFVGPSLGSDLAAARAMSPRINFRPPAAAGDILKAVQDGATAIGLVDGYFGDLPSVWHKEILYALEHDVAVAGGASMGALRAAECEPFGMVGLGSIFEDYESGRLLDDEAVALVHAPQELGWLPLSVPWVDFEPTIDALHAKGEISPGERKKLLLAGRFLHFSERTYAKVADECHFRKPRRDHILAAIRGSRVERKRNDALLVLEWLRRDKFRPVNRDWRFAATSHWELLHAEVTRNAVPVTLE
- a CDS encoding helix-turn-helix domain-containing protein translates to MKEEPHSVDVHVGKTIRIQRLLRKVSQTELGDRVGVTFQQIQKYEKGSNRVSASMLVEIAGALKVDVRTFFDDLSTPDTANDNAAPSEEFVISREGVLLNAAFFSIKNEALRKKILKLVQAIANTGQLDTEAAE
- a CDS encoding caspase family protein yields the protein MPKFHCVKRLCAYLLIIAAMLLSIGTVHAAVTEESGRRVALVIGNSVYKTLPSLPNPANDVEEVATTLRAAGFDVTIGVNVDRIGLEDTVRRFLRSTSNAEAGLIYYSGHGIQVGGQNFIVPVDATLETPYDVETQTMPLDLILNHLKQNSRVQLIFLDACRNNPFNAQKFWMAEKLEPVGATRGLARIDSDLGSLIAFSTEPGQVALDGTGALSPYSESFIKRASEPNKEIRQVLTDVRRDVIAMTDGKQVPWENSSLMDSFYFIPAPPPPSVEPMQQVSVPEGAATTKLPIAPPHDETGSALLVTLNQLPKTGKLSLDGKPVEQGAKIPAAALTALTYDSSGVAAGTVGLIGYTVSDPYGQATQGVIAITVSADAGAKLAQLEQEKQVRLADADAYLKTLPRDVDTTIGVGPVEASLPVVPETAAEMTFKVAALPDKGTLRAGDRVIGLGHVLEAADIPALAYEPQIGTENQPFALTLQAANDDLPPATVTFKPALDACDSAAAAPLDLQGVTAGKLPNEIDPSVAVPACTEAMKAYPEVARFVYQLGRAQLANRETKTAFATIKKAMDAGHVRAIDQLSSLYIVGASVPANPAKANEIVQAGAKKNDPYALYTYGKSLFYGRGVKSDTQQGLKLMLQSADLGHTFAMNELGYIFLNGVNVPADPQRGIRFYEAGLARNDIYSMNNLALVYRSGKAVPQDLGKALELFTKAAEGGQPFAPTNLGRMYRDGIGVDADKAAAVKWLEMGAERGDYWGALDRARLAKDEVADPENMVIAARYFALAAAVNKPRIGDTKNQALAELKLLPSAAKKEAEEAFSAELTAQERTTLPKTKSLDARLVELARATWVKRNPRYDLF
- a CDS encoding amidohydrolase family protein — its product is MFIDTHLHIIDRSALPYPWLSGAPDLDHDFLYETYATEARRCGITTVLHMEVDVDPAAMQAETDHVARIAKREGSLIAGAIVSCRPEEQGFAAYLERQKADPFVKGFRRVLHVVPDDVSEGALFRENIRRISGSGLTFDLCTLPHQADRVTALVDLAPDVQFVLDHCGVPDIRSDAFEPWKAGISEIARRPNVVCKISGVVAYTDAKTWTAQTLQPYIEHVTASFGWDRVVWGSDWPVCTLGGGLSTWVAATHAMLSGVSEAERSKLLFVNAQRLWSL